Genomic segment of Pasteurella multocida subsp. multocida OH4807:
CTTGTCTCTTAAAACCCATTCCTTAATGGGTTTTTATCTTTTTATTACACTAAATACACTGTGCAAACTATGATTGAAAATAAAATATTATTAACCGATTGCCCTGATGATAAAGGCTTAATCGCCAAAATCACAAATATTTGTTATAAACATCAACTGAATATTATTCATAATAATGAATTTGTTGATTTTGAAACGAAGCATTTTTTTATGCGTACTGAATTACAAGGTATTTTTAATGAAGAAATGCTACTCGCTGATCTGAAATTTAGTTTACCTGAAGGGACAAATTGTCGATTAATTAGTACAAAACGTAAACGTATCGTTATTTTAGTCACAAAAGAAGCACATTGTTTAGGCGATATTTTAATGAAAAATTATTATGGCGGCTTAGATGTTGAAATTGCAGCAGTTATTGGCAACCATGATACATTAGGTACATTAGTGGAACGCTTTGATATTCCTTTCCACTATATTAGCCACGAAAAGTTAACGCGGGTAGAACACGATCAGCTTTTAGCAGAAAAAATTGATGAATATACGCCAGATTATATTGTCTTAGCCAAATATATGCGTGTATTAAACCCTGAATTTGTTGGGCGCTATCCAAATCGTGTCATTAATATCCACCATTCATTCTTGCCTGCGTTCATTGGTGCAAAACCTTACCATCAAGCTTATGAGCGTGGAGTAAAAATTATTGGTGCAACGGCACACTTCATTAATAATGAATTAGATCAAGGTCCGATCATTATGCAAAATGTGATCAATGTTGATCATACTTACAATGCAGAAGCGATGATGCGTGCAGGTCGTGATGTGGAAAAAACCGTATTAAGCCGCGCCTTAGATCTTGCACTGCATGATCGCATTTTTGTGTATAAAAACAAAACAATTGTGCTATAAGTGCGGTCTATTTTCTTAACATTTTAGCGAAAAAATAGCGTGAAATCTCACGCTATTTTTATTTTATCTTGCTTAATTGGCTTTCCACTCACCATTTACTGCCGTACCGATGACGTTAAAATCATGTGTAAAAGCGGTTAAGTTTGCTACTTTACCCACTTCAATTGAACCTAAACGGTCGTCTACACCAATTGCTTTGGC
This window contains:
- the purU gene encoding formyltetrahydrofolate deformylase (COG0788 Formyltetrahydrofolate hydrolase), whose translation is MIENKILLTDCPDDKGLIAKITNICYKHQLNIIHNNEFVDFETKHFFMRTELQGIFNEEMLLADLKFSLPEGTNCRLISTKRKRIVILVTKEAHCLGDILMKNYYGGLDVEIAAVIGNHDTLGTLVERFDIPFHYISHEKLTRVEHDQLLAEKIDEYTPDYIVLAKYMRVLNPEFVGRYPNRVINIHHSFLPAFIGAKPYHQAYERGVKIIGATAHFINNELDQGPIIMQNVINVDHTYNAEAMMRAGRDVEKTVLSRALDLALHDRIFVYKNKTIVL